In Actinotignum schaalii, the sequence AATAAGACCGGACGAGGTATGCATATCGCGCACAAAATCATTCATCTGCGCGACCGCCGCATCGGAGGGCTTAATAATAATATCGATGCCCGCGTCCACCGGCTGGAGGTCGCCGTCCGTCACAACAACGGAAATCTCCACCAGCTCATCAACGCGGGGATCCAAGCCTGTCATTTCGCAATCGATCCAGACAATCGGATCGTTCAGATCGTGGTAACTCACCCCTCCATTCTAAGCGCACGCGCGCGGGCGGGCGCGGGCGGTCCGCGTGGGGAAGGGATGGTACGACGACGCCGCCAGCTGGCAGGCGGTAATTCCGCTACAGAGCGGCTCCATCCACGAGCGCCCCCGAAAGGATTCGAACCTTCGACCGACGGATTAGAAGTCCGGTGCTCTATCCACTGAGCTACAGGGGCCTGGCGCGCGCCCGGCACAATATGTAACGAACTTTCACAATTCGCAATGAACTATCACGATGCGGAAAGAACGATCACGTTGCGCAGAAGCGGCGCTCTTAATGTACCCGAATCGGCGGCGCGGTTAAAACTACGCGCCCGCGTCAAAATAGTGAACAATAGAGGGGTGGCTCAATATCGTGATGTTCCTCGTCTCATCGCTCGCACTATCGACGCGCTCGATAAAGCGCGCTTCCCCCTTGCCCTACCCGGCTCGCGCGATATCGAAGCCGAGCGCACCCAGCTCATCACCCAGCTAAAAAACCGGGTGCTCCCGCGGATGGAACGGGAAGCCACCCCGGCGGTGGTGGTGCTCGGCGGCTCCTCGGGGGCCGGGAAATCCACCCTCTTCAATTCGCTTTTCGGCGAAGAACTCTCCGCCGCCTCGGTGCTGCGCCCCACCACCCGCACCCCGGTGATCGCCGTGCACCCGGATGACGCCCCGCTCCTGGACGGCCACGTGCTCACTACCCTGGCGGAGGTCCGCGAAAGTGCCGGGGCAATCCCCGGGCTGGTGCTGGTAGATGCCCCCGATCTTGATTCCGTGGATGCCGATAACCGCGCCCTGGCCCGCACCCTCCTCAATAGCGCCGACCTGTGGATTTTTGTGACCACCGCATCCCGATACGGGGATGCCACCGCCTGGTCGGTGCTCACCGATGCGCATGGGCGCGGGGTGACCACCGCGGTGGTGCTCAACCGGGTTCCGGCCAGCGCCACGCCCACGGTGCGCGCGGATCTGGCGCGCCGTATGGAAAGCTCCGGGCTGGGCGACTCCCCGCTCCTCATCGTGGCCGATAACGGCCCCACCGCCGGGCTCCTTCCCCCCGCCAGCGTTGCCGAGCTGCGCCAGTGGCTCGAATCCATGTCTGAAACCGGCTTCGGCCAGGCGCTCATTACCCGCGCGGATGCCGCCATGTTCCCGCATATGGGCGAACGCCTGGAACACATCGCCGCCGCGGTGGAAATGCAGGCGGAAGCCGTGGAGCACCTGCGCTCTGTGGTAGAGCAATCCGCTACCGCCCCGCGCGAGGCCCTGCGCAAAGCCGCCCTCAGCGGCCGCTTCGGGGCCGGAGCCCCCACCACCGCCTGGCTTTCCGCAGCATCGAGCGGCGG encodes:
- a CDS encoding GTPase domain-containing protein yields the protein MAQYRDVPRLIARTIDALDKARFPLALPGSRDIEAERTQLITQLKNRVLPRMEREATPAVVVLGGSSGAGKSTLFNSLFGEELSAASVLRPTTRTPVIAVHPDDAPLLDGHVLTTLAEVRESAGAIPGLVLVDAPDLDSVDADNRALARTLLNSADLWIFVTTASRYGDATAWSVLTDAHGRGVTTAVVLNRVPASATPTVRADLARRMESSGLGDSPLLIVADNGPTAGLLPPASVAELRQWLESMSETGFGQALITRADAAMFPHMGERLEHIAAAVEMQAEAVEHLRSVVEQSATAPREALRKAALSGRFGAGAPTTAWLSAASSGGPLAGINPAATPGLGARGRTGARDAAMTTVFEAVRTAADVTLTQQLSEIAEAILTSWAGGVIDTRELAAQARAALDLDAIRFRAFSAWMSYLKGAASAAPLNRWFGTAGMAAVLGAAAGGVNGARPLAEGLYRGGAEREAREELARLLDGALTEVTDVFLSQLGDVELGSGRTLRLRAVEFKDRF